GGAAGCCTTCTTCGTTTGCGCCCGTGACGAGATCGAAGGAATCTGCGATGGCTTCGTCCACGATGATGCGGGTGTCGTGAGAATTGATCGGGGATGCAAAGCCCGGAACCATGCCGCAAGATTTGATGAGACTGTCTTCTGCCGGATAGAGTTCCTTGGCCTTCAAGAGGTTGTGGAGCTTGATTTCGGAAACGTCGAGGTTACCCGGAACCACGACCGTGATGAGCTTGCCTTCGAAGTCGAAGAACACGCACTTGGCTGTCGATTCGGCCGGAACATTCAGGAACTTGGTGATTTCTTCGATGCTTTCGCTGTTCGGAGTAGCGACCTTTTCGAGAGCGGCATTTTCGTCGCCCTTGAACGGCACGCGCTGGAACTTCGCGATTTCGCGGTTGGCCTGGTAGCCGCACTTCTTACAGAGAATCAAGTAGTCTTCGCCGTTCGGAGTATCGAGCATGAATTCGTGAGCGACTTTACCGCCCATGATACCTGTATCGCTCTGCACCACCACCGGTTCAATGCCCACACGACGGTAGATGCGGAGATAGGCGTCGTATTCTTCCTGGTAGTGACGGTCGAGGTCTTCCTGGCTGGTGTGGAAGCTGTAAGCATCCTTCATCAAGAATTCGCGGACACGGATAAGGCCGCCACGGGCACGGGCTTCGTCACGGTACTTGGTCTTGAACTGGTAGAGCATCACCGGCAGCTGCTTGTAGCTGTTGAGCACGTAGCGCACGAGGTCGGTCATGGCTTCTTCGTGCGTCATGGCGAGCACCATGTTGTGGTTGTTGCGGTCCTTGAAGCGGAGGAGTTCTTCGCCAATAGCCTGATAACGACCAGATTCGCTCCAGAGTTCAGCGGTCTGCACCACCGGCAAGTCCACTTCGATACCGCCAATCTTGTTCATTTCTTCGCGGATGATGTTTACGATCTTCTGGATGACACGGTAACCAATCGGCATCATGGAATAGATACCGGTAGAAACGGGCTTGATGTAGCCGCCGCGCATAAGGAAGATGTGGGAGGGCATGGTGGCATCGCTCGGCGTTTCGCGGAGCGTGACGTAAAAGTACTTGGAGAGTTTCATCGTTAATGACCTTTTAAAATTTTACGGCGTAAATGTAGCTAAAAAGCCATTACCGGACAAGCGCTCTCCAAATCAAAACTAATTGAAAACTTGCACTCGGCGAGTCTCTGAACCCACCTTAACCCAATAGGTGCCCGGCGCCATGATGGCGATATTCGTTGAACCATTGACGCGCCCTTTTTGGATTGTTTGTCCCTTGGAATTGAATACGGAAAACACATTCGGTTCCGAACTGAAAATTTGAATTTGCAAGCCCGAAGAATGAATTTTGATTTGCGAAACAGATTTGCTTGGTCCTTTTAAATCCAATGTTTCGTTATCACTTTTCGAAACGAATTTTATGGTATGGTCGAATTCTTCTCCATTTATATTTATTCTTGCAGCAAGCTTGTATTCACCTTCAGGAAACATCGTTGTTTGAATAGTAATGTTTCCACCGCAGAAACGCACAATTTCATTTTCATCACATGTCATTTGTTTTTCAGTCTGGATGGTGTCGCCTGAAGTATTGAGTATGCTGTAATAAACTTCAGTTGCCTTGAATGGGTATTCATAAGGCGGATCGGGAATAACAGTCTTTTTCGTGTAGTAGCAGTGCGGACGAAGATCTTCATCGGTTAAATTACCGGATACACCCCAAAGGTCATCTTCGTAGTATTCTTCATCGGGAATGTAATAGAGTGCATTAATATTGGTGTTTTCGAAATCAAAAAAATCTGCAAGTAGTTTGACGTCAAAAGCCATTAATGTATCAGCGCCGATTTTACTGAAACCAATAGGGTGTTCCAAAGCTTTGTCTTCTTTGCAATAAAACAGTACTGAGGTCGGCAAGTTTGCCTTGTCCCAACTGTACGAATACCAACCAGGATATTCTTCGTCTTTCTGCATGGCTTGTAAGTTTACGTCGTTATTGATTACAAGTCCGACTCCTGATTCAATCCAACAACTGTCATTTGGAATTAAGAAATGAACAGTAAATGTTTCTGCGGATAATAAAGTCGCTAACCCCAAAAGCAACAAAACAAATTTTTTCATGAATTTCTCCTTTTTTGATAACATTTATAATTTAGCTTGTTTTAGATGATGAAGCGCTTTTTAGAGTAATTTTGCTTTTCCCACTTTAATTTTTTGTTGCATGCGTTGCATATAGGATCCCCACATGCTCCATGACAGGTTCTCCTATAATTTTGTATCTTACGGTCATGGAATTTTTAAACCATTTGTGGGAAAAAGCCGCGGTACAAAAAATCGAAAAGTTCATTCCGGCGATTGCATTTTTGGGCGGGTTCAGCTGGGACTCGATGACCATTGGGCATAAAGTTTATGGAAGAGACTTAATTTTGTTGTCGTTCTATTATCTAGTGGCTCTCGTTTCGATTTATTTTATTGCGACAAAAAGTGTAATCAATGAAGATGATGAACTCGACGACTTTCCATCATTTTTCAGTAGAGTTTTAAATCGTGAATGGCCGTCTTCTTGGGTTGACCGATTGACTTGGGCTGTGCAGTTTTGTTTTGGGAACCTTTATAGCGCACTTGTCATTTGCTATTTCAAAAGCTCAGGTTCCATCGCGTCTTTTACCATCGTTTTATTCCTAGTTGCGCTTCTTGTCGGTAACGAATTCTTGAAACAGAAATATGAAAAATTTGGAGTAAGTCTTGCGTTCTTTTGTCTACTTGGGACGATGTTTTTCAATTTTTTAATTCCGCACTTGGTTCATGAGATGGGGACGTTTTGGTTCTTTTTCAGCACGATAGTTTCGGTCTCCATCTGTTATTTACTTTGGTTTAAATCAAAGCATGAAAAACGGAATCTCATAGCACCCATAACGATTAGTCTGGTCCTTTCCATAGCGTATTTAGCCAACTGGATTCCTCCTGTTCCGCTAATCGTGAAACAACAAATTGTCTGTAAAAATTTTGACAACGAAACGTACTCGTGCGATGCCGATAGACTCAATTTTTGGCAACGCAATGGTTTTGCTCAGTCGACTATTCACAAAGAAGATGGCGATGAAATTTACTTCATGTCCTCAGTTTACGGCCCGGCAGAACTCAAAGCACCTGTTGAATTTCGCTGGTACTACAAAGAACCCTCCACAGGAAAGTTTAAATTGACGGACAAGATTTCTTCGAGCCGAATGGTTATTCGGGGTGGGCGAGAGGCTGGTTATCGAAGTTATTCCAAAAAGAAAAATATCCCCGCAGGGGCATACCGTGTGGAAACGGCTTACAAGGATGGGGCTGTTATCGGTTCAACTTCGTTCAAAGTACTCGAAGGAACGCCTAAAAAAGGTTTTGTCCGTGATTCCCTACGCTAAAAATATGTATATTAACACGCGAAAATAGGAATGGGTGCATTCCTAATGATTTTTTGACTTAGGAGTCTAAAAAATGAAACTGAAAAAGATTGCTCTTGGTGCAGCCGCCCTTGCCTTGGTTGCTTGTGGCGAAGCCCAAAAACCGATTGCTAAAGCAGCTGCTATCGCTCCAGATTCTGCAGATGACCAGAAATTCGCCTACATGCTTGGTGCCCAGTTCGGCCTTCAGAATTTTGCCAATCTTCCTTGGCAGTCTGGTGAAGGCATCGACGAAGATGCTACTGTTCAGGGTTTCCGTGATGGTCTTGCAAACTTGAAAGACACGAGCGCAAAGCTTCAGCTCCCTCAGGATACACTTGCTTCTGTTAGCAAACAAATCCAGAATGCAATGCGTGAACGCTATTTCAAGACGCAACCGGATTCTACCGCCAAGGATTTGAGTGACGAACAGCGCCGCGCTCTTGTTGATTCGCTCCGCAAGGCTTTACCGGTCACTCCGGCTCCTGCTGTTGCTAACGCTAATGTAAAACTCACTTTGGATGCTTC
This is a stretch of genomic DNA from Fibrobacter sp. UWB13. It encodes these proteins:
- a CDS encoding proline--tRNA ligase; the encoded protein is MKLSKYFYVTLRETPSDATMPSHIFLMRGGYIKPVSTGIYSMMPIGYRVIQKIVNIIREEMNKIGGIEVDLPVVQTAELWSESGRYQAIGEELLRFKDRNNHNMVLAMTHEEAMTDLVRYVLNSYKQLPVMLYQFKTKYRDEARARGGLIRVREFLMKDAYSFHTSQEDLDRHYQEEYDAYLRIYRRVGIEPVVVQSDTGIMGGKVAHEFMLDTPNGEDYLILCKKCGYQANREIAKFQRVPFKGDENAALEKVATPNSESIEEITKFLNVPAESTAKCVFFDFEGKLITVVVPGNLDVSEIKLHNLLKAKELYPAEDSLIKSCGMVPGFASPINSHDTRIIVDEAIADSFDLVTGANEEGFHFKHCNPKRDFPKFEVADIAEASEVCKCPCCGELLTETRGIEMGNIFKLGTKFSESMGAKFLTAEKTTAPAIMGCYGIGVGRLMASVVENSHDDFGPIWPKSIAPFQVEIVPIGKEAELMELAEKFEKELEAAGIDVLVDDRDERPGVKFKDADLWGSPVRIAIGKKGLANGEVEWKFRNEKQFTMVKVEDVIAKAKEYFAE
- a CDS encoding DUF2914 domain-containing protein, whose product is MEFLNHLWEKAAVQKIEKFIPAIAFLGGFSWDSMTIGHKVYGRDLILLSFYYLVALVSIYFIATKSVINEDDELDDFPSFFSRVLNREWPSSWVDRLTWAVQFCFGNLYSALVICYFKSSGSIASFTIVLFLVALLVGNEFLKQKYEKFGVSLAFFCLLGTMFFNFLIPHLVHEMGTFWFFFSTIVSVSICYLLWFKSKHEKRNLIAPITISLVLSIAYLANWIPPVPLIVKQQIVCKNFDNETYSCDADRLNFWQRNGFAQSTIHKEDGDEIYFMSSVYGPAELKAPVEFRWYYKEPSTGKFKLTDKISSSRMVIRGGREAGYRSYSKKKNIPAGAYRVETAYKDGAVIGSTSFKVLEGTPKKGFVRDSLR